ttattagatcgTCAGCATTTATAGCTGCGGTATGTCGTAAAGGTTTAATGAATCTCAAAATTAGGTTTTGCTACTATAGCAATATTGATGCCAATTAAATACCCctaataatgtatgtatgtggAATTGCTATAATAATGTACAAGCTGCGTTATCAGAAGAATAATCTAGTAAAGTTCATTTTCAGTTCGCAGGACGATAATTTAGATTTGATACTCGCTGCAACTTACAACCATTCAACAGAGAAGTTTGCTGACAAAGAAGACCTGTACCTGCAGCCGGAGACCCATGGTTGTGACACTTGGCGACGCTTGAGAAATACTTATGACAAAAGGCCGCCAGTAATGGTTCCgctggtattttttttgtattttatttaaaatatgatataacaCGTACCTGACGTGGACTGATATCATTTTGTAACATacagaatatacataaatgtaattGTTAAGATAGGGCATGAATTTACTCAATATCATCATGGCGTCATTTCTCTAATGATGGCTTCATTGCTAGGCGTTTACATAcctactataaaattattttgtttcaggGCCATCCGATGAAACGCGGTGGTATTAAAGAGCGCAGATCACCGTTTAGCGTGAAACTTATGAATTCAGGTGTACACTCATCACAAACAAATCCTGGATACAGTAGGCAACCTGCTGGTGGCGCCATCTTTttctattagtttatttttatttgggaaTGGACGCAAGTGTGTGATAATTTACGTTGCACCATATATCTCTCAGAGACAAGTCGGGGTAGAAGGGAAGTTAAAAGTATGCTTCTTTTAATATCCTTTGGTTTACAGAGCCTTTCTTACTGATTCGCCGGATTTTTTACGTTCAAAGGACCAA
This genomic window from Manduca sexta isolate Smith_Timp_Sample1 chromosome 12, JHU_Msex_v1.0, whole genome shotgun sequence contains:
- the LOC115443646 gene encoding uncharacterized protein LOC115443646 produces the protein MSGIKQVRNKRLLPDLRKEGELSKNIVLSTKEKHGVPVGSRLFSHHTLASVRRLSFYHPFFSQDDNLDLILAATYNHSTEKFADKEDLYLQPETHGCDTWRRLRNTYDKRPPVMVPLGHPMKRGGIKERRSPFSVKLMNSGVHSSQTNPGYSRQPAGGAIFFY